The Branchiostoma floridae strain S238N-H82 chromosome 8, Bfl_VNyyK, whole genome shotgun sequence genome has a segment encoding these proteins:
- the LOC118421125 gene encoding ethanolamine-phosphate cytidylyltransferase-like: MVRAVKWVNEVVEAAPYVPTIETLDKYNCDFCVHGDDIPLTPDGHDAYAEVKNGGRYKECKRTAGVSTTDLVGRMLLLTKTHHDRKNEAQLPRDKVEELRENPQARSPWTSVSQFLPTTQKIAQFAEGGSGPEPGDRIVYVSGAFDLFHVGHLDFLQRARQEGDYLIVGLHTDPVVNGYKGSNHPIMNIHERTLCVLACRHVSEVVIGAPYTVSEELMEHFNIDLVVHGRTNVIPDTEGHDPYKVPKGLGKYKQIDSGNDMTTTKIIERIIRNRLHFEARNKAKEEKEMRAFEALQKQVKSGQKMIEESS; the protein is encoded by the exons ATGGTCCGGGCCGTGAAATGGGTGAATGAG GTTGTTGAGGCGGCTCCGTATGTCCCTACCATCGAAACCCTGGACAAGTACAACTGTGACTTCTGCGTCCACGGCGACGACATCCCCTTGACACCCGACGGCCACGACGCCTACGCTGAGGTGAAGAACGGCGGACGCTACAAGGAGTGCAAGCGGACGGCCGGGGTGTCTACTACCGACCTGGTCGGACGGATGCTGCTGCTTACGAAGACACATCATGACCGCAAGAACGAGGCTCAGCTTCCACGAGATAAGGTTGAGGAGCTTCGGGAGAACCCGCAGGCTCGAAGCCCGTGGACGAGCGTGTCCCAGTTCCTCCCGACGACGCAGAAGATTGCGCAGTTTGCGGAGGGAGGGAGCGGCCCGGAGCCGGGCGACCGGATTGTGTACGTGTCGGGGGCATTCGACCTCTTCCACGTGGGCCATCTCGACTTCCTGCAGCGGGCGCGCCAGGAGGGGGACTACCTCATCGTGGGTCTCCACACGGACCCCGTGGTGAACGGCTACAAGGGGTCCAACCACCCCATCATGAACATCCACGAGCGCACGCTGTGCGTGCTCGCCTGCAGGCACGTCTCCGAGGTGGTGATCGGCGCCCCCTACACCGTCTCAGAGGAACTGATGGAGCACTTCAACATCGACCTCGTTGTCCACGGCCGCACCAACGTCATCCCCGACACCGAGGGGCACGACCCAtacaag GTGCCGAAGGGCCTGGGCAAGTACAAGCAGATCGACAGCGGCAACGACATGACCACGACCAAGATCATCGAGCGGATTATCCGCAACAGGCTCCACTTTGAGGCGCGCAACAAGGccaaggaggagaaggagatGCGTGCATTCGAAGCGCTGCAGAAACAAGTCAAGTCGGGCCAGAAGATGATCGAAGAATCATCCTAA